One region of Chryseobacterium sp. SORGH_AS_0447 genomic DNA includes:
- a CDS encoding MFS transporter, with protein sequence MMSFTPLQTLKNVEFRNLLTGRFFIVLAFRMLATLLGWWVYQLTKDPFSIGLIGLSEVIPAVSCALYAGHVIDMNEKKKLLLICNYTYIFLIGLLLIPAFLDVRMHFTGHEITYFIYGVIFFTGIARAFIGPIIPVMIPKIVKKENLPNAVTLNQATFLISSVCGHATGGFLIGYFGIKWTLVVIILLIFLASLFFFQLNKQYSEYKKQNINVIDSMREGISYIFKTKEILGALCLDMFAVLFGGAVAMIPVYATDILKVGAEGFGLLNAASDIGSMCIITLLSVIPLRKNQGKILLAVVTGFGLCIIGFGLSTWYWLSFMFLVMSGMLDGISVVIRGTIVQLKTPDNIRGRVMSVNSIFIMSSNEMGQFESGLSAKLLGVVRSVVFGGTMTVLIALIVGSTNPKLRKMQY encoded by the coding sequence ATGATGTCGTTTACCCCGTTACAAACGTTGAAAAACGTTGAATTCAGAAACCTTCTTACGGGAAGATTTTTTATTGTCCTGGCCTTCAGAATGCTCGCTACTTTACTTGGATGGTGGGTATATCAATTAACAAAAGATCCTTTTTCAATCGGACTTATCGGACTTTCAGAGGTTATTCCCGCAGTAAGCTGTGCTTTGTACGCCGGCCACGTCATCGATATGAATGAAAAGAAAAAACTGCTGCTGATCTGCAATTACACTTACATTTTCCTGATCGGCCTGCTGCTGATCCCTGCTTTCCTGGACGTCAGAATGCACTTTACCGGTCATGAGATTACCTATTTCATTTACGGAGTTATTTTCTTTACGGGAATTGCAAGAGCGTTCATCGGACCGATTATTCCGGTAATGATTCCTAAGATTGTAAAAAAAGAAAACCTTCCGAATGCCGTTACACTGAATCAGGCTACCTTCCTGATTTCCTCCGTGTGTGGACATGCAACAGGCGGTTTCCTGATCGGCTATTTCGGGATCAAATGGACACTGGTGGTCATTATTTTACTGATATTCCTGGCGTCATTATTCTTTTTTCAGTTAAATAAACAGTATTCCGAATACAAAAAACAGAATATTAACGTTATAGATAGTATGCGTGAAGGAATTTCCTATATTTTCAAGACGAAAGAAATTCTGGGAGCGCTGTGTCTGGATATGTTTGCTGTCCTTTTCGGAGGTGCCGTTGCCATGATCCCCGTTTATGCAACCGATATTCTGAAGGTGGGAGCGGAAGGCTTCGGATTGCTGAATGCCGCATCTGATATCGGGTCGATGTGTATCATCACCCTTTTATCGGTCATTCCTTTAAGAAAGAACCAGGGAAAGATTTTACTTGCCGTGGTTACGGGTTTCGGGCTATGCATTATCGGCTTCGGGCTGTCGACCTGGTACTGGCTTTCGTTTATGTTCCTGGTGATGAGCGGTATGCTGGATGGTATCTCGGTGGTCATCAGAGGAACGATCGTTCAGCTGAAAACTCCGGACAACATCAGAGGGCGCGTCATGAGTGTAAATTCCATTTTCATTATGTCGAGTAATGAGATGGGACAGTTTGAAAGCGGGCTTTCCGCAAAATTATTAGGAGTGGTACGTTCGGTGGTTTTTGGAGGTACCATGACAGTGTTAATCGCATTAATTGTGGGAAGTACAAATCCCAAACTGAGAAAAATGCAATATTAA